CGTCGAAAGTGACGGCCTGACCGACTACAAACCGCCGAAGGATCGCGACGAGCTGCTCGCTCGCCTTCGATAGCGACGCCATACCGCCCCGGCGGCATTCACCAACGACAGAAACGCAAATTCAATTTTTCATAGCGAGTTAACACAATGACTGCTTTCACTCCCAAGGCGAACCTGGCCATGAAAGCCTGGAAAACGGTCGCCGAATACTTCACTCACTTTCTCGTCGATCCGGTCGAGCTGGTCGTGACCGGCACTGACGCCAATGCGGCGATCACGATCAAAGACGCGGCCGGCGGCGGCTATGGCGTCTTGACCAGTGGCGGCGACAGCGTCGGCGACAACGACGGCGTGATCCTGAAAACGCCGGGTGAAATCTTCAAGTTCGACGACAACGGGTTTGCGATTCGCTCGCAGATCGCCTTCACGCCGAGTGGCGGCAACGTCGACAACATCATGCCCGTGGGGGTCATGAGCGGCGTCACGCATCTGACCTTCCTCGGCGACGACGGCGCTGGACCCCCGGCCGACTACTGGGGCGCCGCGATCTACAAGGTGGACGGCGGAACCACCTGGATCTGCGAGGTCAGCAACGGCACGAACCAGCAAACGCTCGACACCGGCATCGCGGCGGACGGGACCGAAGCGACGTTCGAGATCGAGTACAAGCCGGCGGTTGGGGCTCCCGCCTATGGCGAGGTGGCGTTCCGGATCAACGGCGAACTGATCCGCCAGCCCGGCACGTTTGCTCGCGAACACTTCAAGCCGGAATTCAGCCTCACCAGCGCGACCGAAATGCTCGGCTTGATTGGCGTGAAGTGCGGCTCGGCGGCCGAAAAGTCGATCGACATTAACGCGTTCGGGTTCGCGATCGGGCTCGACAACTAAGAGAACAGCGGCGGCCGGCTTCGTTGGCGCGAGACCGGCCGCCTCAATCGCCCTGAGATAGAGCGACTGTCGAAAACGCCAGTCTATCTCAGGTTTTCACCAACACAAATTTGAAAACTTTGAGGAGTGGACCGAGATGGTAAGTCTCAACGGACTATTGAACTGGCAAGCCGTCGGCCGCGAATTGGCCGCCGGTGACCGTGATCGCAAGAAGACGGCCCGTCGTCAAGGCATTCACGAATCGCAGGCGCCGAACCGAGCGGAACGCGAGCTTTGCCTGGCGATCCTCGAAGGGCAAGTCGCCGCGAACGAATATTCCCTGGCCCGCGCCTTTGAAAGCTTGGTGCCGAATGGCCATGAGATCTTGCGCAGCTGGCAAGGCTCGATGGCGGGTCGACCGCAGGGCGTCAACCTGGTGAAGGAAAGCATCAACACCAGCGCGTTCGCCCACATCAACCAGGCGTTCATGTACCAGAAGTTGATGGAGCAATTTAACAAACCGGAGCTGATCGCCCAGCAGCTGGTCACCATCGAGCCGACCACGAAGAAGTGGGAACGCAAGCCTGGCGTCGGTCAGCTCGGCGACGGCGCCCGGAAGGTCGCGGAGGGTGACGACTACCCGCGCGTGACCTTGAACGAAGACTGGGTCGAAACCCAGGAAACCGAGAAGCGCGGCTTCATCGTGGAAGTGACGAAGGAAGCGATCCTCTTCGACGAAACCGGCATGGTGCTGTCGATGGCCAGCAAAGGCGCCGAATGGTTGGCGGTCAACTGGGAAAAGCGGATTCTCGACACCGTCTTCGGCTTGGTCGACCGCTACCACCGCAAGGGTCGCGGCATTGTCGCCACCTACGGCAACAACAGCGGCGATCACGACTGGGACAACCTGCAGACCAACGCGCTGGTCGACTATGAGTCGATCGAGGCGGCCGACCTGCTGTTCGAGGATCTGACCGATCCCGACACTGGCGAACCGATCGTGATCGGGGCTCGCCAGATGGTGGTTCCCGGCGCGCTGTACCAGACCGCGCAGTCGATCATCAACGCAACCGAGATTCGTCGCAACACGCAAGCGACCGCCGACGTCGGGTTCGCGGCGAGCCGATCCTACAGCAATCCGTACAGCGGCTTGCCGGCTCCGATCACCAGCCCGTATGTGAAGGCCCGGACGTCGTCGAGCAGCAGCTGGTTCTACGGCGACTTCAAGAAGGCGTTCAAGTACATGCAGAACTGGGCGCCCGAAACCGTCACCGCCATCGCGGGCAACGAGGACGAATTCGAGCGCGACATCGCGTTCAAGTCGAAGTCGAGCGAGATGGGCCAGGTCGCGGTCGACGAACCTCGCTGCGTGCAGAAGAACACCGAGTAATCGGCTCGGCGGAAGTAACGAAACCAGGGCCGGCGGGCGTCGGCCCTTTTTCTACCACCAAAAACTCTGAGTACCTGAAATGAGCCAAAAAACCCAAAATAAGACGGGGCGACGCTTGACCCCGCCGGCCACTCCGCCGACCAACATCACCGAAGACGCCAACCTGGCCGCCCTGGATGCGCCGAAGCAAACCCCGCCGGCCACTCCGCCGGCTGACGGCAATTTAAATGACGGCGACGCCGGTTCGCCCGCGGCCGAACTCGCCAAGTTGCGCGAAGAACTGGCCGCCAAGGAAGCGGAACTGAAAGCCCGCGAAAAATCGCTCGCCCAGGAAGGGGAAGCCCTGAAGGAAATGCGGGCCAATATCGACGCCTCGCTGGCGAAGCGCCCCGCGCCCGATACCGGCGTCGGCGTCATGCTGGCCGATGTCGATCTGTCGAAAGCCCCCGAGGAGGTCCGCCGCGGCTTGCATCCGAAGGCGACCGGCGACGACAAGAAAGCCTACAGCAAGTGGATTCGCGAGCACTACAAGGGCAAGACGCCGCTGAAGACCTTCGATGTCGTGATCAAGAAAGCGAAGTCGGCCGACATCCCAATTCGCGGCATCAAGGCTGTGGACGAAGGAGACGCCAGTCGCCGCGCCTTTCAGCGCGCTAGCCTTGCCGGCAAGACCGAAGGCTACTGGACCAACGTCACGGCGGTCGGGTAGTCGCTGGCGTTAAACGAGTTCCGGTTTGGTGGGATCGCAGGGGGCCTGAAGGTGGTTAAGTCGCAAACGGAAGTTGTTGCCGATCTGTTAGCCCGGCGAGACGCGATTCTCACCGAGCTGGCCGCAATGGCGACAAGTGACGTCGGGGCCCTGCCGAACACTTCAGGCCCCGGCGATCACATCGACCACGTCGGCTACAAGAAATCGCTGTACGACGAACTCAAACAAATTAGCGACACGCTGGAGTTGATCCAGGGCCCAGCGGAATCCATTTCGCGAGGTCGCCTGACATGACGTTTTCGCAGGCCTACGAGCTTTACAAGAACACTTGGCAGGGCTTCATCGATGTTGAGGAAGTTGCCTACACCGACAGCGACGGCGACCAGGAAGCGGTGAAGGCTCGGCAGATCGAGCCGGATCAAAAGGAACTGGAACTAATCGACGGATTGGCGTCGCTTCAAAGCGACTACATCACGTTCAACCTATGGAATGTGTCGCTCGGCGGTAAGGTCCCTGGAGGCGGTGGCGTAATCACCCAAGCGGACGGTACGAAGTGGACCGTGCAGAGCGTGAAGAAGGCTCAGTGGGGAGCGCAGCATCGCTGTCTTTGCATTAAGCAGGTAACGTAAATGGCGACGACGACGGAAACAATCGAGGCGAGCGATTTGACGGCGGCGCTCAACACCTCGCTGGATCGAATGATCGCTGACGACTTTCGCTCGCCGCTCGAGGAAATGCTCGACATCTTCCACAAGGGCGTGGAGGAAAACTTTCGTAGCGAGTCGTCGCCAGACGGAGTCAGCTGGGCGCCGCGAAAATACGCCGGCGACGGTCACCCGCTGCTCTTCCTGACAGGCGCCATGTTCAAAGAAGCGATGTTCGGCACACTCAACTTCGCCGACAAGGCGGCCCGCCAGATCATTGACCGCGAAGACGTTCCATACGCCGGCGTTCACAACTTCGGATTCCCCGAACGCAACATTCCGCAGCGTGAGTTTTTTGGCGCCAGTGAAGAGCGACTAAAGGAAATGGACCCAGTTATCGCCGACTACGGCCTGGAGTTTTTCTAGTGGCTAGTTCTCTGGAAACGATTTGGGACGCGGTTTACGCCGACATCTTGGCGATGGGGCTGACGGGGATTACGTCGGCCAACATCAAGCAGCAGCAATTTCCATACAACCCAATCGCCAAATCGCTATCGTCGGGGATATTCGTCTGCCCCGAAGATGAGGTTCTGCCAAACTTCGGCAGCAACGAACGCATGGAGATCCGCTACGGCGTCAGCATCACGATGATCCAGGCGTCGAATCAGGCTCTCGGCAAAGGAGCGCTGGGAACGCTTCTCACCTGGCGCGAAGCGATTCGAGGCCGCTATCACGATCGCCTGCCGATCAACGTCGCGGGGGTTCATCGTTTTTATTGCGAACAAGGCATGACGGTCTTGCCTGGCGCTTTTCTGAAACAATTCGACGCATCGGCGCTGATCATTCGCGCCGTCACCTACGAGGGCTAAACAATGGTCACCAACGTCTCCGGATTCCAAACTCAGTTCGGTCTCGGTCCGCAGCATGCCAGCAACTTGGCGACGCGACAGTTCGAGCACTTTGGTTGCTCGATCGACAAGCAGGAAAACATCGTCATTACCGATGGCATGATCGGCAAGCGGTCTCCGGTCGGCGATTCGGCCCAGTTCGGCGTCTATACGGTCGGCGGTTCGGTCAGCCTGCAACCTCGCCCTGACGAGCTGGATTTCCTTCTTCCGTATATTCTGGGCGCCGCCGAGGGGACCGACGCCCTGGCCGACGTCTTCGCCCTAGCTGACACGCTTCCTGATCTGGTCGCAACGGTCGACCGAGAAATCAAGGTCCAGACCTACCGCGGACTGAAGGTCAATCAAGCCACGTTCCGCAGTTCGGCCGGCGGCACGCTTGGGCTTGATCTCGACCTGCAGGGAAAGCTGGCCGACGCCGATGCGAATCAAGGCACATTCCCCGACATCCTGTCGACCATCTCGGCGAAGCGTCCGTACATCCACCACCAATCGACCATCACGGTCAACGATGTTGAGATCGAGGTCGACAACTCGGTGATCACGATCGACAACGCCCTGGACCTCGGCCAGTTCAACAACAGCCAAGCCCGGAGCCTGATCGTCGAGGGCCCTCGCGTCATCACCTGGGCGTTCGACACCGAACTGGACGACGCCGCCCTGGCGAACCTGATCGCCAACGCGGCCCGCGGCGTCACCGGATCAACCAGCTACACCAACGGCACCGACACGCTCACGTTTACGTTCGGCCTGTTGCAAAAACCCCGCACCCAAATCCCGATCCAGGGCAAGGGCGTGATCCGGCCGAGTCACCAATTCATCGCCTACGAAGACCTGGCGAACAGCGAACCGCAACTGGTCGTCACCAACACCAACGAATAGGAGTCACCAACCGCCATGAGCGAACAATTTTTCATCGACGACGGCTACGATCAGGAAGGCTTTATTGCCCAAGTCGCCGGCGTTCACGGTCCGATTGAGTTCACCTATCGGCCGATGATCCAAGCCGATCGCCAATCTCACTACGACTTAGTGATCAAGAAGAAGCTGCCGGCCGATCGCGCCATGGCAAAGACGGTTTCCAAGCACTTACAAAGCTGGTCGCTCGAACGTGACCCGACGCCGGAAAACCTCGCCAAGCTGCGATCGCCGATCCTGGAAAAGCTCCACGCGATTATCAGCGGCGAAGCTCCGAGCGAAGCGGGTGAAGGGGATGGGCTCACCTCTGCCGAGCAAGACGAGGACGACGTAAAAAACTCCGGGTCGGCGTCGCCCTGATCCTTGCCCATCCTAGCGCCGCCGTGATTGATTGTGACGACTGCCAGCAGTTCGTCTACGACCTAGAAAAGGGGGAGCGAGCTACGGTGGCGATGGGGCCAGATCGGGTGCAGACGCCACAGCGACGACTACCAGGCATGAAGCTGCAGTGCGGCCAATGCCCAAAGAAGTCGCCGCAGAACGCCAAGCGGCTCGAGTTGTCGGTCAAAAACTGGAAAACCTACCAATTGTGGAGAGAGGTGAAAGCGACTCACGGCCGCTGTCTCACCGACGAAATGGCGAGGGATTCGATTATTCGCCGCAACCTCGCGATCCTGGACGCTCTTCACGAAGTCCATGAACGCAACACGCAGCAGAACCAAAGTCTGCAAACGCTCGCCCTCCTGGCACTGAACAAGGCCCACTGATGACCGCGCCCAACGCTGAACGATTCGTCCGCTACACCCTGACCGCCATGGTGGACCCATCGGCGAAGAAGACGGTAACGGAATTCGGGGCGGCGTTTGAGCGAACCCAGAAGGGCATGACGGCAACGGCGAAGATGGAGGCGAAGAAGCGGGCCACGAATGAGGAGAAAGAACGCCAGGCCAAACTCAAGGCCGAAGAGAAGGCGGAGAAAGACCGCCTCAAAGTGGCCGAGCGCGAGGCGAAAGAAAAGAAGCGACAGGCCGACAAGGAGGCCCGCGACGCCGAGAGCGCCACCGCCAAGCGGCTAAAAGACGAAGCGCGCGCCGCCAAAGAGGAGGCGGAGATTAACGCCCAGCGAGCCCGAGAAGCGGAGCGGGTCGCACAAGCGAAGATCCGTGCCGAGCAGCAAGCCGCCGCAGCGGCCGAGCGGGAATCACTTCGCATTGCTCGCATCAATTTTCGAGCAAACGAGGTCGCGAAGAAGCAGGCGGCCGATCTGGCGCGAGCGAGAGAGGCGGCCGAGCGCAGGATCCGGCGAGAGCACGAAAGCACCGTGGCGCTGTCTGGCGAACTCAGCAAGCGGATGACCGACGGTTTCCTTAAGGCCGGTGAAGGTATAGCGACAATGGGCCGTGGCCTGGTCGCCCTCGGGATCGCTGGCGAGGAGGACCTTGAGAAGCTCGTTAAGACTCTAGCGCGCGTGCAAGGAATTGTTGAGCTAACGAAGGGAGGAATTGAGACCTATCGCGGGCTCCGCGAAGGGGTCGACGTCTATCGGCGGTCTGTCGAGGCGGCGGCCAAAGCCGAGGCGATTTTGGCTGCGATTCGTGGCGCTAACAGCCGTGGCGGCAAGATGCCGCGCGGCGCCGGCTGGGAGTCGATGGGATGGCGAGGAATGATGGGGAGCGGTGGCTTTGGTGGAATGGCGATCGGTGGTGGTGCAGCAACTCTCGCCGGTGCTGGCGCCGCTGCTATTGCCGGCGTTGGTTTCGCAGGCGCCCAGGCGGCTCAATCATTTAACATCGGCGGATCCGCGGACCGACTGGCGGAGGCTGGATGGTATGACCCTGGGACTTTGACGGGATGGCTTACCGCTCAACGTGACGCGATGTCGATCTCCAGCACCTTTATGGGCGACAACTACGATACGATCGATGCTCAAAATCAAGCCCGTCGATCCGTCGCAAGAACGGGACGTTTGCAAAAAGCCCGAGAGGCACTAATCGCCCAGCAGCAGATGGACCAACAGAGAGCGGTTCGCCTTCAGCAAGAGTACGACGTCGAGCAACAACTGCGACAGAATCGATCAAGCAGCGAAGATCTACTCTCCCAGCTAGGCGGCCCCAGTCCCGATGCGGTCATGAATCGCGCTCAATCGGCAATGCGTTACGCCGATCAGCAGCAAGCCGAACTGGCCAGAATGCGGTCCGGCAACATCGTCGGCCAGCGACAGCAATTCAGCGATGGGGAAGTTGCCGTTCAGGAGCAACGGACCCTGCAGGCGATCAATGATGCGGTACGGCTACGCCGCGAATCGCTCGAAATTGCCAAGCAGACCAA
This sequence is a window from Blastopirellula retiformator. Protein-coding genes within it:
- a CDS encoding phage major capsid protein, giving the protein MVSLNGLLNWQAVGRELAAGDRDRKKTARRQGIHESQAPNRAERELCLAILEGQVAANEYSLARAFESLVPNGHEILRSWQGSMAGRPQGVNLVKESINTSAFAHINQAFMYQKLMEQFNKPELIAQQLVTIEPTTKKWERKPGVGQLGDGARKVAEGDDYPRVTLNEDWVETQETEKRGFIVEVTKEAILFDETGMVLSMASKGAEWLAVNWEKRILDTVFGLVDRYHRKGRGIVATYGNNSGDHDWDNLQTNALVDYESIEAADLLFEDLTDPDTGEPIVIGARQMVVPGALYQTAQSIINATEIRRNTQATADVGFAASRSYSNPYSGLPAPITSPYVKARTSSSSSWFYGDFKKAFKYMQNWAPETVTAIAGNEDEFERDIAFKSKSSEMGQVAVDEPRCVQKNTE
- a CDS encoding phage virion morphogenesis protein, with product MATTTETIEASDLTAALNTSLDRMIADDFRSPLEEMLDIFHKGVEENFRSESSPDGVSWAPRKYAGDGHPLLFLTGAMFKEAMFGTLNFADKAARQIIDREDVPYAGVHNFGFPERNIPQREFFGASEERLKEMDPVIADYGLEFF
- a CDS encoding phage tail tube protein, with product MVTNVSGFQTQFGLGPQHASNLATRQFEHFGCSIDKQENIVITDGMIGKRSPVGDSAQFGVYTVGGSVSLQPRPDELDFLLPYILGAAEGTDALADVFALADTLPDLVATVDREIKVQTYRGLKVNQATFRSSAGGTLGLDLDLQGKLADADANQGTFPDILSTISAKRPYIHHQSTITVNDVEIEVDNSVITIDNALDLGQFNNSQARSLIVEGPRVITWAFDTELDDAALANLIANAARGVTGSTSYTNGTDTLTFTFGLLQKPRTQIPIQGKGVIRPSHQFIAYEDLANSEPQLVVTNTNE
- a CDS encoding coiled-coil domain-containing protein, which encodes MTAPNAERFVRYTLTAMVDPSAKKTVTEFGAAFERTQKGMTATAKMEAKKRATNEEKERQAKLKAEEKAEKDRLKVAEREAKEKKRQADKEARDAESATAKRLKDEARAAKEEAEINAQRAREAERVAQAKIRAEQQAAAAAERESLRIARINFRANEVAKKQAADLARAREAAERRIRREHESTVALSGELSKRMTDGFLKAGEGIATMGRGLVALGIAGEEDLEKLVKTLARVQGIVELTKGGIETYRGLREGVDVYRRSVEAAAKAEAILAAIRGANSRGGKMPRGAGWESMGWRGMMGSGGFGGMAIGGGAATLAGAGAAAIAGVGFAGAQAAQSFNIGGSADRLAEAGWYDPGTLTGWLTAQRDAMSISSTFMGDNYDTIDAQNQARRSVARTGRLQKAREALIAQQQMDQQRAVRLQQEYDVEQQLRQNRSSSEDLLSQLGGPSPDAVMNRAQSAMRYADQQQAELARMRSGNIVGQRQQFSDGEVAVQEQRTLQAINDAVRLRRESLEIAKQTNREERDAAEQTIRKLNTQIEKQRQLQKESEDRLLSARERFGQLSEGEQKRAIAIKQKADASGYAALTREERAVLRGIGTEGAESIARQGDVAAANAAGFDQFFGGAERKKIKDAIAEQAKLEVEVKAQRQVVVKLEADDERLIEVIREQFGTLLEAQEQITEEKIKRALTDLRAEQNKTLKNSLPPIN